The window GGATACCCGACGTCGCACCGGGTTCGTTTCGCGCCGAGTTGCTGGCGCGCACGGTGATCAGTCGGGAGCCGCGCTGGATGTCGCCGGAAAATCTCGACACCCTCAAGTTTTACATCGAGTCGGTCGGCATGGACCCTGAACGTCGGTATCCGCCCCGAGGCACGCTGGACAGTGCCGACTGGTGGATGGGCATGACACAAAAACAATGGGAAGCCAGACAACTTGTGTGGAACGCGGTCGAGGATGAATTCGACTCGATGCCGTTCTTCAACGAAATCCGCCAACTCACCCAATCCGCTGATTTCAAGGCCGGTGAGACTTACCAAACGGAACTGACCGCCAAGGTCTGGCGCATGCTGGAAGCCATGGCCGACGACAGTGAGTTGCGCGTCAAACTGTTCAGCGAAGCGGCATCTACCACTCAGTGCGTGGATGGCGGCACGCAACTGTTCAACGCCATGGGTGTGCAGGTGCTGATTCATGAGGCTTACGCCCTGGAACGCGCAGACCTGATCGAAGCGCAATTGCTGGAGCTGGCCCTGGGCAAGTCCCGGCTCGATGAACTCGGGGCCATCGCACGACAGCGAGTGGCGGCGCGCGTGGCGAAGGGCGAGCAATTGCGTCGCATTGACGGTCTTGGCAATGTTGCCGGCACCATTGATGAGGTCGAGGTTCACCTGGCCTACATGACCGATCTGGCCAAGCGTCTTGATCTGCCATGGCAGGCGCGAGGCATGCAATTTCGCAAGATCGCCGGGGTCGACAAGGAAATGATCGAGGCGGCGTTCCAGCGGATCAAGGCGCTGGAGGAAGGTGATCTGCTGACTGACCGCATCTTCGAACAACCGCTCTGGAGAACCTGGCTGGAGTCCACTTACCGCGAAGAACTCAATGGTCTGAAGCGTCGCATCGACGCCACCACCGATTTGCAGGATGCGTTGCAGCGCAGGGCCGAAGGGACGCAATTCACCGCTGAGGAAAAAGCTCAGGTGGAAGCGGAAATCAAGGCGCTGTGCGGTGAGCTGGGCAAAAGTGAAGGTGATTTCGCGGATGGCCAGCTCATGACGGACGAGGCGTATGTTCAAGCCTTGGATGACATCGACCGGCAGATCACACAACAGCTGAGAACGCTGACCCGCGAAGCGATGGTTCGGGCCAAACTGGATCGGCTGCGGATTGAGCCTGCTCAGTAATCCCGGAAAAAGCAAAGGCCTCGACACGCTGTGTACGAGGCCTTTGTTTGTGGCGCACCCGCCGATTCAGAACAGGAAGTAACGCTGCGCCATCGGCAGGGTTTCCGCCGGTTCACACCAGAGCAAAACTCCATCGGCCTTGACCTGATAAGTCTGCGGGTCGACGTCGATGTTCGGCAGGTAATCGTTGTGGATCAGGTCGGTTTTCTGCACCTCGCGGCAACCTTTGACCACGGCGATTTTCTTCTTCAGCCCCAGCGCTTCAGGCAAGCCTGCTTCGTGCGCTGCCTGGCTGATAAAGGTCAGGCTGGTGGCGTGCAGCGAGCCGCCGTAACTGGCGAACATCGGGCGGTAGTGCACCGGTTGCGGAGTTGGAATCGAAGCGTTGGCGTCGCCCATCAGGCTGGCCGCGATGGCGCCACCCTTGAGGATCAGCGTCGGTTTTACGCCGAAAAACGCCGGGCGCCAGAGCACCAGATCCGCCCACTTGCCCACTTCCACCGAACCCACTTCATGGCTGATGCCGTGGGTGATCGCCGGGTTGATGGTGTATTTGGCGATGTAGCGTTTGGCGCGGAAGTTGTCGTTGCCTTCACCGTCCAGCGGCAGCGGGCCACGCTGCTTTTTCATCTTGTCGGCGGTTTGCCAGGTGCGCGTGATGACTTCACCGACACGGCCCATGGCCTGGCTGTCGGAGCTGATCATCGAGAATGCGCCGAGGTCATGGAGGATGTCTTCGGCGGCAATCGTCTCGCGGCGGATGCGGCTTTCGGCGAACGCCACGTCTTCGGCAATGCTCGGGTCCAGGTGGTGGCAGACCATCAGCATGTCGAGGTGTTCATCGATGGTGTTGCGGGTGAACGGCCGGGTCGGGTTGGTCGAACTCGGCAGCACGTTGGCAAAGCCGCAGGCCTTGATGATGTCCGGCGCGTGACCGCCCCCGGCACCTTCGGTGTGGTAGGTGTGGATGGTGCGGCCCTTGAATGCGCCGAGGGTGGTTTCGACGAAACCGGATTCGTTGAGGGTGTCGGTGTGGATCGCCACCTGCACGTCGTACTGGTCGGCGACGTTCAGGCAGTTGTCGATACTCGCCGGGGTGGTGCCCCAGTCTTCGTGCAACTTGAGGCCGATGGCGCCGGCCTTGACCTGCTCGATCAACGGCTCCGGCAGGCTGGCGTTGCCCTTGCCGGTGAGGCCGATGTTCATCGGGAACGCGTCGGCAGCCTGGAGCATGCGCGCCAGATGCCACGGCCCGGAGGTGCAGGTGGTGGCGTTGGTGCCGGTGGCCGGGCCGGTGCCGCCGCCAATCATGGTGGTGACGCCGCTCATAAGCGCCTCTTCGATCTGCTGCGGGCAGATGAAGTGGATGTGAGTGTCGATACCGCCGGCCGTGAGAATCATACCTTCACCGGCAATTACTTCGGTGCCGGCGCCAATGGCGATGGTCACGTTGGGCTGGATGTCCGGGTTGCCGGCCTTGCCGATCGCCGCGATGCGCCCGTCCTTGAGGCCGACGTCCGCCTTGACGATGCCCCAATGGTCGATGATCAGCGCATTGGTGATCAGCGTGTCGACCACTTCGGCGGCCAGCAACTGGCTTTGGCCCTGGCCGTCACGGATGACTTTACCGCCGCCGAATTTCACTTCTTCGCCGTAGGTGGTGAAGTCCTGTTCCACTTCGATCCACAGCTCGGTGTCGGCCAGACGGACCTTGTCGCCGACGGTGGGGCCGAACATGTCGGCGTAGGCTTGACGGGAAATCTTCATTCGTTCGCCTTATAAATGATAGGTGGCGGTGTGCGATCCATTGTGG of the Pseudomonas sp. MAG733B genome contains:
- the ureC gene encoding urease subunit alpha gives rise to the protein MKISRQAYADMFGPTVGDKVRLADTELWIEVEQDFTTYGEEVKFGGGKVIRDGQGQSQLLAAEVVDTLITNALIIDHWGIVKADVGLKDGRIAAIGKAGNPDIQPNVTIAIGAGTEVIAGEGMILTAGGIDTHIHFICPQQIEEALMSGVTTMIGGGTGPATGTNATTCTSGPWHLARMLQAADAFPMNIGLTGKGNASLPEPLIEQVKAGAIGLKLHEDWGTTPASIDNCLNVADQYDVQVAIHTDTLNESGFVETTLGAFKGRTIHTYHTEGAGGGHAPDIIKACGFANVLPSSTNPTRPFTRNTIDEHLDMLMVCHHLDPSIAEDVAFAESRIRRETIAAEDILHDLGAFSMISSDSQAMGRVGEVITRTWQTADKMKKQRGPLPLDGEGNDNFRAKRYIAKYTINPAITHGISHEVGSVEVGKWADLVLWRPAFFGVKPTLILKGGAIAASLMGDANASIPTPQPVHYRPMFASYGGSLHATSLTFISQAAHEAGLPEALGLKKKIAVVKGCREVQKTDLIHNDYLPNIDVDPQTYQVKADGVLLWCEPAETLPMAQRYFLF